The proteins below come from a single Agrobacterium vitis genomic window:
- a CDS encoding 2'-5' RNA ligase family protein, whose protein sequence is MINRHSGPCEGDGDANGGYAGHSTEGIADQVKTVQPLILTSHIAPRDLEPFERLRQQHFPSDRNFLSAHLTMFHRLPGEYTDRIVETTKDIGQRNGSIAAKVSGVRHLGNGVAYSIESPQLLAVHIELRAAFMPWLGGQDMQKWRPHITVQNKVSRQTAGALYQRLAADFRPVVINITGLDLWRYLGGPWEHQTTTLFLGLRATHLISRGQLP, encoded by the coding sequence ATGATCAATCGGCACAGTGGACCCTGCGAGGGAGATGGTGATGCAAACGGAGGCTACGCCGGACACTCAACAGAAGGAATTGCTGACCAGGTGAAGACAGTCCAGCCACTCATCCTGACTTCACACATCGCCCCGCGTGATCTCGAACCGTTCGAGCGCCTGCGACAGCAGCATTTCCCATCCGATCGCAACTTTTTAAGCGCGCATCTAACGATGTTCCATCGGCTGCCGGGGGAATATACCGACCGTATCGTCGAGACCACCAAAGATATTGGTCAGAGAAATGGATCGATCGCCGCAAAAGTCTCCGGCGTCCGCCATCTCGGTAACGGCGTCGCCTATTCGATCGAAAGCCCGCAGCTCCTGGCGGTCCATATCGAGTTACGAGCGGCATTCATGCCGTGGCTGGGCGGACAGGACATGCAGAAATGGCGGCCGCATATCACGGTCCAGAACAAGGTTTCACGACAGACTGCCGGTGCGCTCTACCAAAGGCTTGCCGCCGACTTCCGACCTGTCGTCATCAACATCACAGGGCTGGATCTCTGGCGGTACCTTGGCGGACCTTGGGAGCACCAGACGACGACGCTTTTTCTCGGCCTTAGAGCCACCCACCTGATCTCTCGTGGTCAATTGCCTTAG
- a CDS encoding phosphoserine transaminase, protein MIDITAPAVRTENANFSSGPCSKRPGWALDALSDAPLGRSHRAKVGKDKLKLAIDLTREILNVPSDYRIGIVPASDTGAVEMALWSLLGERGVDMLSWESFGAGWVTDVVKQLKLADVRKFNADYGLLPNLADVDFDRDVVFTWNGTTSGVRVPNADFIPADRKGLTICDATSAAFAQEMDFSKLDVVTFSWQKVLGGEGGHGMLILSPRAVERLQTYAPAWPLPKIFRLTSGGKLIEGIFKGETINTPSMLCVEDYLDALNWAKSIGGLEALIARADANAKVIFDFVAANDWIANLAQVDETRSNTSVCLTIADPEVLALPAEEQAAFAKGIATLLEKQGVAYDIGAYRDAPAGLRIWAGATIETADMQALMPWLTWAYQTQKATLAKAAA, encoded by the coding sequence ATGATTGATATTACTGCACCCGCTGTACGTACGGAAAATGCTAATTTTTCGTCTGGCCCTTGCTCGAAGCGCCCCGGTTGGGCACTCGACGCTCTCAGTGATGCCCCGCTCGGTCGCTCGCACCGCGCCAAGGTTGGCAAAGACAAGCTGAAGCTGGCCATTGACCTTACCCGTGAAATTCTCAACGTTCCCTCTGATTACCGCATTGGTATCGTTCCCGCATCTGACACTGGCGCTGTTGAAATGGCGCTGTGGTCTTTGCTGGGTGAGCGCGGCGTGGACATGCTGTCTTGGGAAAGCTTCGGCGCTGGCTGGGTGACGGACGTTGTCAAGCAGCTCAAGCTTGCTGATGTTCGCAAGTTCAATGCCGATTATGGCCTGTTGCCAAACCTTGCCGATGTTGATTTCGACCGCGACGTGGTCTTCACATGGAATGGCACCACGTCTGGCGTTCGCGTTCCGAATGCTGATTTCATCCCGGCTGATCGCAAGGGTCTGACCATTTGCGACGCCACCTCTGCTGCCTTTGCGCAAGAGATGGATTTCTCCAAGCTCGACGTTGTGACCTTCTCCTGGCAGAAGGTTTTGGGCGGCGAAGGCGGTCACGGCATGCTCATCCTCAGCCCCCGCGCTGTTGAGCGTCTTCAGACCTATGCACCGGCTTGGCCGCTGCCGAAGATTTTCCGTCTGACCTCTGGCGGCAAGCTGATTGAAGGTATCTTCAAGGGCGAAACCATCAACACGCCTTCGATGCTCTGCGTTGAAGATTATCTGGATGCGCTGAACTGGGCGAAGTCGATTGGCGGTCTGGAAGCCCTGATTGCCCGTGCTGATGCCAATGCCAAAGTGATCTTCGATTTCGTGGCTGCCAATGACTGGATTGCCAACCTTGCACAGGTTGACGAGACTCGTTCCAACACGTCTGTCTGCCTGACCATCGCCGATCCAGAGGTTCTGGCGCTGCCCGCTGAAGAGCAGGCCGCTTTTGCCAAGGGCATTGCAACGCTTCTGGAAAAGCAGGGCGTGGCCTATGACATCGGTGCTTACCGCGATGCGCCTGCTGGCCTTCGCATCTGGGCCGGTGCCACCATTGAGACCGCCGACATGCAGGCTTTGATGCCTTGGTTGACCTGGGCTTACCAGACCCAGAAGGCAACTCTTGCCAAGGCTGCTGCCTAA
- the serA gene encoding phosphoglycerate dehydrogenase: MAPRVLVSDELSETAVQIFRDRGVEVDFQPQLGKDKDKLAEIIGNYDGLAIRSATKATEKLIAAATNLKVIGRAGIGVDNVDIPAASRRGIIVMNTPFGNSITTAEHAIALMFAVARQLPAADASTQAGKWEKSKFMGVEITGKVLGVIGAGNIGGIVCKKAIGLGMHVIAYDPFLSAERAQEMGVKKVELDELLAQADFITLHVPMTDKTRGILGKENLAKTKPGVRIINCARGGLVDEAALAEAIKSGHVAGAGFDVFEVEPAKESPLFGLPNVVCTPHLGASTTEAQENVALQVAEQMSDYLVNGAVSNAINMPSITAEEAPLLKPFIRLADVLGAFVGQVTDGAIKEIEILYDGQTATMNTKALTSALLAGLIRAQVSDVNMVSAPIMIKEKGIVLSEVKRDKTGVYDGYIKLTVTTEKQTRSIAGTVFSDGKPRFIQIKGINLDADVGPHMIYISNTDVPGMIGFMGTTLGNAGVNIANFQLGREKESGDAIALLYVDGPVEQAVLDQLTANAAIKQARLLTFAVE, encoded by the coding sequence ATGGCACCTCGCGTTCTCGTCTCTGATGAATTGTCAGAAACCGCCGTCCAGATTTTCCGCGATCGCGGCGTTGAAGTGGATTTCCAGCCGCAACTCGGCAAGGATAAGGACAAACTGGCTGAAATCATCGGCAATTACGATGGTCTGGCCATCCGTTCGGCCACCAAGGCCACGGAAAAGCTGATTGCTGCCGCCACCAATCTGAAAGTAATTGGCCGCGCTGGTATCGGCGTTGATAACGTTGATATTCCGGCTGCCTCGCGCCGTGGTATCATTGTGATGAACACGCCGTTCGGCAATTCCATCACCACCGCTGAACACGCCATTGCGCTGATGTTCGCCGTTGCCCGCCAGCTGCCTGCTGCTGATGCCTCCACGCAGGCTGGCAAGTGGGAAAAGTCGAAGTTCATGGGTGTTGAAATCACCGGCAAGGTGCTGGGTGTGATCGGCGCCGGCAATATCGGCGGCATTGTCTGCAAGAAGGCAATTGGCCTGGGCATGCATGTCATCGCTTACGACCCCTTCCTGTCCGCTGAACGCGCTCAGGAAATGGGCGTGAAGAAGGTTGAGCTGGACGAGCTGCTGGCTCAGGCCGATTTCATCACCCTGCATGTGCCGATGACTGACAAGACCCGCGGCATTCTCGGCAAGGAAAACCTCGCCAAGACCAAGCCCGGCGTTCGCATCATCAACTGCGCCCGTGGTGGTCTAGTGGATGAGGCCGCTTTGGCCGAAGCCATCAAGTCCGGTCATGTTGCCGGTGCCGGTTTCGACGTGTTCGAAGTTGAGCCTGCCAAGGAAAGCCCGCTGTTTGGCCTGCCAAACGTGGTTTGCACCCCGCATCTGGGCGCATCCACCACCGAAGCACAGGAAAATGTTGCCCTGCAGGTGGCCGAGCAGATGTCGGACTATCTGGTCAATGGTGCGGTTTCCAACGCCATCAACATGCCATCGATCACTGCGGAAGAAGCACCGCTTCTGAAGCCCTTCATCCGGCTTGCCGATGTTCTCGGCGCTTTCGTCGGCCAGGTCACAGATGGCGCGATCAAGGAAATTGAAATCCTCTATGATGGCCAGACGGCCACCATGAACACCAAGGCGCTGACGTCTGCTCTACTGGCTGGCTTGATCCGGGCGCAGGTTTCGGATGTCAACATGGTGTCCGCGCCGATCATGATCAAGGAAAAGGGAATCGTGCTGTCTGAGGTCAAGCGTGACAAGACCGGCGTTTACGACGGTTACATCAAGCTGACCGTGACCACCGAAAAGCAGACTCGCTCGATTGCTGGCACGGTGTTCTCGGACGGCAAGCCACGCTTCATCCAGATCAAGGGCATCAACCTCGACGCCGATGTCGGTCCGCACATGATCTACATTTCCAACACCGACGTTCCCGGCATGATCGGCTTCATGGGCACCACGCTGGGTAACGCTGGCGTCAACATCGCCAACTTCCAGCTGGGCCGCGAAAAGGAATCCGGCGACGCGATTGCGTTGCTCTATGTCGATGGTCCTGTCGAACAGGCTGTGCTCGATCAGTTGACCGCCAATGCGGCGATCAAGCAGGCCCGGCTTCTGACATTTGCGGTCGAATAA
- a CDS encoding cytochrome ubiquinol oxidase subunit I: MFDQFDAVLLARIQFAFTVSFHIIFPAFSIGLASYLAVLNGLYLWTKKQVYFELFNFWKTIFAVAFGMGVVSGIVMSYQFGTNWSVFSDKAGPVIGPLMGYEVLTAFFLEAGFLGVMLFGLHRVGPKLHFFATCMVAFGTLISATWILAVNSWMQTPAGFGMNDKGQFIPLDWWAVIFNPSFPYRLVHMVLAAYLTTALVVGAVGAWHLLRKTAPRRAGKMFSMAMGMVAVVAPIQILAGDAHGLNTLEHQPVKVMAMEGHYDSHPDGAPLILFGIPNPAEKRVDYAVEIPKLSSLILKHDLNAPMAGLDTVPDELEPPVAVIFWSFRVMVGLGFAMLGLGLWSLWARYRRTLYSNDWLHRAAFAMGPAGFIAVLSGWITTEVGRQPYTIYGHLLTAQSHSPIAAPAVAASLIAFIIVYFFVFGAGTFYILRLMARLPRDPTPEIGDAPLRSAGITPGPAHHTQGKGGSHAL, from the coding sequence ATGTTCGATCAATTCGATGCCGTTCTTCTCGCGCGGATACAGTTTGCCTTCACGGTTTCTTTCCACATCATCTTTCCAGCTTTCTCAATCGGGCTCGCCAGCTATCTGGCCGTGCTGAACGGCTTGTACCTCTGGACCAAAAAACAGGTCTATTTTGAGCTGTTCAATTTCTGGAAGACGATCTTTGCCGTCGCCTTCGGCATGGGCGTGGTGTCGGGCATCGTGATGTCCTATCAGTTCGGCACCAATTGGTCGGTGTTTTCGGATAAGGCCGGGCCGGTGATCGGGCCGCTGATGGGCTATGAGGTGCTGACGGCTTTCTTTCTTGAGGCAGGCTTCCTTGGCGTCATGCTGTTCGGTCTGCACCGGGTCGGGCCAAAGCTGCATTTCTTCGCCACCTGCATGGTTGCCTTCGGCACGCTGATTTCGGCCACCTGGATTCTCGCCGTCAATTCCTGGATGCAGACCCCCGCCGGTTTCGGCATGAACGATAAAGGCCAGTTCATCCCGCTCGACTGGTGGGCGGTGATCTTCAATCCGTCCTTCCCCTATCGGCTGGTGCATATGGTGTTGGCCGCCTATCTCACCACGGCGCTTGTGGTGGGGGCGGTGGGTGCCTGGCATCTGCTGCGCAAGACCGCGCCGCGCCGTGCTGGCAAGATGTTTTCGATGGCAATGGGCATGGTAGCCGTGGTTGCGCCGATCCAGATCCTGGCCGGTGATGCACACGGGCTGAACACATTGGAACATCAGCCAGTGAAAGTCATGGCCATGGAAGGTCATTATGACAGCCATCCCGATGGCGCGCCGCTCATCTTGTTCGGCATTCCCAATCCCGCCGAAAAACGGGTGGATTATGCCGTCGAGATTCCAAAACTCTCCAGCCTGATCCTCAAACACGACCTCAACGCGCCAATGGCCGGGCTGGATACCGTGCCGGATGAGCTGGAGCCGCCGGTTGCGGTGATTTTCTGGTCGTTCCGCGTCATGGTTGGCCTGGGCTTTGCCATGCTGGGACTGGGTCTCTGGAGCCTGTGGGCGCGCTATCGCCGCACACTCTACAGCAATGATTGGCTGCACCGCGCCGCTTTTGCCATGGGGCCCGCGGGCTTCATCGCGGTATTGAGCGGCTGGATCACTACCGAGGTGGGTCGCCAGCCCTACACGATCTACGGTCATTTGCTGACGGCGCAGTCCCATTCGCCAATTGCCGCGCCTGCGGTTGCGGCATCGCTGATCGCTTTCATTATCGTCTATTTCTTCGTGTTCGGGGCCGGAACCTTCTACATTCTGCGGCTGATGGCGCGGCTGCCGCGCGATCCGACGCCGGAAATTGGCGATGCACCGCTGCGCAGCGCCGGGATCACGCCGGGGCCAGCCCACCACACCCAAGGCAAAGGAGGCTCCCATGCCCTTTGA